One region of Cydia fagiglandana chromosome 17, ilCydFagi1.1, whole genome shotgun sequence genomic DNA includes:
- the LOC134672754 gene encoding antichymotrypsin-2-like isoform X1, whose protein sequence is MTSISHVANFGARFCNELENNKNYICSPLSVETVLALVALGSSNESRAEIFKALDIPNEDYLFSTFKSLTTTLSSKHSKHETSNDVTLKIANKIYVKQGAALKATLKKDAEEIFHASLEQIDFSQSNNAANAINRWVLNQTNNTIRDIVSADMLDKDTRLVLINAIYFHAFWEYQFEANDTYTRVFHVNKSKKIDIKQMSLQGKPYNYKHSPELKAKILQMFYVGGKASMVIVLPDEIEGLSDVMKQLVTGYDLMAEVNSLKKKPLQVIMPKFKIESEINLKKLLPKMGIEAIFDPNKSEVNMLSSNDRQFVSEAIQKAFIAVDELGTEAAAASIMVLQDCCESFWSGETFKADHPFLYLLTVHGIPIFYGIFHGTENTEHTKEL, encoded by the exons ATGACATCGATTTCTCACGTAGCGAATTTCGGTGCGCGGTTTTGCAAT GAACTGGAGAACAACAAAAACTACATCTGCTCTCCTCTGTCCGTGGAGACGGTGCTGGCACTAGTGGCCCTCGGCAGCAGCAACGAATCTCGCGCAGAAATCTTCAAGGCCCTGGACATCCCTAATGAAGACtat CTCTTTTCCACGTTCAAATCCCTGACAACAACTCTATCTTCGAAGCATTCAAAACATGAAACATCCAACGATGTTACGTTAAAAATCGCGAACAAGATCTACGTGAAACAGGGGGCAGCACTAAAGGCGACCCTTAAGAAAGACGCAGAAGAAATCTTCCATGCCAGTTTGGAACAAATAGATTTTTCCCAAAGTAATAATGCTGCGAATGCCATTAATAGATGG GTGCTAAATCAAACCAACAACACAATTAGAGACATTGTTTCTGCCGACATGCTCGATAAAGACACACGACTTGTACTCATCAACGCCATCTACTTCCAC GCTTTCTGGGAGTATCAATTTGAGGCCAACGATACATATACCAGAGTCTTTCACGTCAATAAATCCAAGAAAATCGATATTAAACAGATGAGTTTACAGGGCAAACCTTATAATTACAAGCACAGTCCGGAGTTAAAGGCTAAG ATATTGCAGATGTTTTACGTTGGAGGTAAAGCCAGTATGGTGATAGTTCTGCCAGATGAAATCGAAGGTCTGAGTGACGTGATGAAACAACTGGTAACCGGGTATGATCTGATGGCAGAGGTCAACAGTCTAAAAAAGAAACCACTTCAAGTAATCATGCCTAAGTTTAAAATTGAATCTGAGATCAATCTGAAGAAGCTGTTACCTAAG aTGGGTATCGAAGCAATTTTTGATCCAAACAAATCGGAAGTCAACATGTTGTCAAGTAATGATCGACAATTTGTGTCCGAAGCCATTCAGAAAGCTTTCATAGCGGTGGATGAACTGGGCACGGAAGCAGCGGCAGCct CAATTATGGTGCTTCAAGACTGTTGCGAAAGTTTTTGGTCCGGCGAAACGTTCAAAGCGGACCATCCCTTCTTGTATCTACTCACGGTTCACGGGATCCCTATATTTTATGGAATTTTTCATGGAACAGAAAATACAGAACATACCAAAGAACTTTAA
- the LOC134672754 gene encoding serine protease inhibitor 3/4-like isoform X2, giving the protein MTSISHVANFGARFCNELENNKNYICSPLSVETVLALVALGSSNESRAEIFKALDIPNEDYLFSTFKSLTTTLSSKHSKHETSNDVTLKIANKIYVKQGAALKATLKKDAEEIFHASLEQIDFSQSNNAANAINRWVLNQTNNTIRDIVSADMLDKDTRLVLINAIYFHAFWEYQFEANDTYTRVFHVNKSKKIDIKQMSLQGKPYNYKHSPELKAKILQMFYVGGKASMVIVLPDEIEGLSDVMKQLVTGYDLMAEVNSLKKKPLQVIMPKFKIESEINLKKLLPKMGIEAIFDPNKSEVNMLSSNDRQFVSEAIQKAFIAVDELGTEAAAASQMMERELCRRICTDEKFTADHPFLYLLTVTAHHIPIFYGIYYGTEN; this is encoded by the exons ATGACATCGATTTCTCACGTAGCGAATTTCGGTGCGCGGTTTTGCAAT GAACTGGAGAACAACAAAAACTACATCTGCTCTCCTCTGTCCGTGGAGACGGTGCTGGCACTAGTGGCCCTCGGCAGCAGCAACGAATCTCGCGCAGAAATCTTCAAGGCCCTGGACATCCCTAATGAAGACtat CTCTTTTCCACGTTCAAATCCCTGACAACAACTCTATCTTCGAAGCATTCAAAACATGAAACATCCAACGATGTTACGTTAAAAATCGCGAACAAGATCTACGTGAAACAGGGGGCAGCACTAAAGGCGACCCTTAAGAAAGACGCAGAAGAAATCTTCCATGCCAGTTTGGAACAAATAGATTTTTCCCAAAGTAATAATGCTGCGAATGCCATTAATAGATGG GTGCTAAATCAAACCAACAACACAATTAGAGACATTGTTTCTGCCGACATGCTCGATAAAGACACACGACTTGTACTCATCAACGCCATCTACTTCCAC GCTTTCTGGGAGTATCAATTTGAGGCCAACGATACATATACCAGAGTCTTTCACGTCAATAAATCCAAGAAAATCGATATTAAACAGATGAGTTTACAGGGCAAACCTTATAATTACAAGCACAGTCCGGAGTTAAAGGCTAAG ATATTGCAGATGTTTTACGTTGGAGGTAAAGCCAGTATGGTGATAGTTCTGCCAGATGAAATCGAAGGTCTGAGTGACGTGATGAAACAACTGGTAACCGGGTATGATCTGATGGCAGAGGTCAACAGTCTAAAAAAGAAACCACTTCAAGTAATCATGCCTAAGTTTAAAATTGAATCTGAGATCAATCTGAAGAAGCTGTTACCTAAG aTGGGTATCGAAGCAATTTTTGATCCAAACAAATCGGAAGTCAACATGTTGTCAAGTAATGATCGACAATTTGTGTCCGAAGCCATTCAGAAAGCTTTCATAGCGGTGGATGAACTGGGCACGGAAGCAGCGGCAGCct CACAAATGATGGAACGAGAACTTTGTAGGCGGATTTGTACCGACGAGAAGTTTACAGCAGACCATCCCTTTCTTTACCTACTCACAGTCACAGCTCACCACATCCCTATATTTTATGGAATCTACTATGGAACAGAAAATTGA
- the LOC134672754 gene encoding serine protease inhibitor 3/4-like isoform X3 — MTSISHVANFGARFCNELENNKNYICSPLSVETVLALVALGSSNESRAEIFKALDIPNEDYLFSTFKSLTTTLSSKHSKHETSNDVTLKIANKIYVKQGAALKATLKKDAEEIFHASLEQIDFSQSNNAANAINRWVLNQTNNTIRDIVSADMLDKDTRLVLINAIYFHAFWEYQFEANDTYTRVFHVNKSKKIDIKQMSLQGKPYNYKHSPELKAKILQMFYVGGKASMVIVLPDEIEGLSDVMKQLVTGYDLMAEVNSLKKKPLQVIMPKFKIESEINLKKLLPKMGIEAIFDPNKSEVNMLSSNDRQFVSEAIQKAFIAVDELGTEAAAASSMGWR, encoded by the exons ATGACATCGATTTCTCACGTAGCGAATTTCGGTGCGCGGTTTTGCAAT GAACTGGAGAACAACAAAAACTACATCTGCTCTCCTCTGTCCGTGGAGACGGTGCTGGCACTAGTGGCCCTCGGCAGCAGCAACGAATCTCGCGCAGAAATCTTCAAGGCCCTGGACATCCCTAATGAAGACtat CTCTTTTCCACGTTCAAATCCCTGACAACAACTCTATCTTCGAAGCATTCAAAACATGAAACATCCAACGATGTTACGTTAAAAATCGCGAACAAGATCTACGTGAAACAGGGGGCAGCACTAAAGGCGACCCTTAAGAAAGACGCAGAAGAAATCTTCCATGCCAGTTTGGAACAAATAGATTTTTCCCAAAGTAATAATGCTGCGAATGCCATTAATAGATGG GTGCTAAATCAAACCAACAACACAATTAGAGACATTGTTTCTGCCGACATGCTCGATAAAGACACACGACTTGTACTCATCAACGCCATCTACTTCCAC GCTTTCTGGGAGTATCAATTTGAGGCCAACGATACATATACCAGAGTCTTTCACGTCAATAAATCCAAGAAAATCGATATTAAACAGATGAGTTTACAGGGCAAACCTTATAATTACAAGCACAGTCCGGAGTTAAAGGCTAAG ATATTGCAGATGTTTTACGTTGGAGGTAAAGCCAGTATGGTGATAGTTCTGCCAGATGAAATCGAAGGTCTGAGTGACGTGATGAAACAACTGGTAACCGGGTATGATCTGATGGCAGAGGTCAACAGTCTAAAAAAGAAACCACTTCAAGTAATCATGCCTAAGTTTAAAATTGAATCTGAGATCAATCTGAAGAAGCTGTTACCTAAG aTGGGTATCGAAGCAATTTTTGATCCAAACAAATCGGAAGTCAACATGTTGTCAAGTAATGATCGACAATTTGTGTCCGAAGCCATTCAGAAAGCTTTCATAGCGGTGGATGAACTGGGCACGGAAGCAGCGGCAGCct CTTCTATGGGATGGCGTTAA
- the LOC134672563 gene encoding zinc finger protein 277 — MTKQEKFFGPLTLHQKSEKPTIFKDNETRECQCVLCEEKFTLPDAEKALLTHFFMEHRLVIADVNQIADLFEYLRYWRLRFRDESLPYFCTTMLLDSKPDGTKSKDEQYYLLSDVLPEDKELRSNLQQTKLEKLLQRHQFEREDKNYEKECLFCRHVSKDTRAVYLNHLFEKHNFHIAKPDNLIFIDDLIDTVASKLDNLQCIYCEGFFKDRIILKEHMRKKGHKRINPENKEYDKFFMVNYIGDKQTKHKYQKHHNQKQSHQRIPNPPEENDRESNVDSDPEWSEWTEENGPQITCLLCEHTEMEYENILDHMERKHDFSFTKSTAGLDFYHKIKIVNYIRRQIHLKQCLSCETVFDDSSNLEKHLKEMKHWELKKEKWDQPEYYFPTYEDDLFLCFIHDDDESWWDTDQQEAERTDNSFSDSISKEMAMAVLNE; from the exons ATGACTAAACAAGAAAAGTTCTTCGGTCCGCTAACACTGCACCAAAAAAGCGAGAAACCAACGATTTTCAAAGATAACGAGACCCGTGAATGCCAGTGCGTTTTGTGTGAAGAGAAGTTCACGTTACCTGATGCTGAGAAAGCTTTGCTGACACATTTCTTCATGGAACACAGATTGGTCATTGCTGACGTGAACCAAATAGCGGATTTGTTTGAATACTTGAGATACTGGCGATTGAGGTTTAGAG ATGAAAGTCTCCCTTACTTCTGTACTACAATGTTATTGGACAGCAAGCCCGATGGAACAAAATCTAAAGACGAGCAATACTACTTGCTCAGCGATGTTCTACCCGAGGACAAAGAGTTACGCTCAAACCTGCAACAAACTAAATTAGAAAAACTATTACAACGACACCAGTTTGAACGGGAAGATAAAAATTACGAAAAAGAATGTCTATTTTGTAGACACGTCTCTAAAGATACTAGAGCAGTTTATTTGAATCATTTGTTTGAAAAACACAACTTTCATATAGCTAAACCGGACAACCTGATTTTCATAGATGATCTCATAGACACCGTAGCATCCAAGCTAGATAATCTACAATGTATTTACTGCGAAGGTTTCTTTAAAGACCGGATTATTCTTAAAGAACATATGAGGAAAAAAGGACACAAAAGAATCAATCCGGAAAATAAGGAGTATGATAAATTCTTTATGGTTAATTATATAGGTGATAAACAAACTAAGCATAAATATCAGAAACATCATAATCAGAAACAAAGTCATCAAAGAATACCAAACCCTCCAGAGGAAAATGACCGTGAATCCAATGTGGATAGTGATCCAGAGTGGTCAGAATGGACCGAAGAGAACGGCCCACAGATAACCTGTCTCCTTTGCGAGCATACAGAAATGGAATACGAGAACATTCTAGACCACATGGAACGTAAACATGATTTTTCATTCACAAAATCTACGGCAGGCTTAGATTTCTACCACAAAATCAAGATAGTCAACTACATTCGTCGGCAGATACATTTGAAACAGTGTTTATCATGTGAAACAGTCTTTGATGATTCGTCAAATTTAGAGAAACATTTGAAAGAAATGAAACACTGGGAACTTAAGAAAGAAAAATGGGATCAGCCGGAATATTATTTTCCGACATATGAAGATGACTTGTTCCTGTGCTTTatccatgatgatgatgagagctGGTGGGACACTGACCAACAGGAAGCTGAGAGGACTGATAACAGTTTTTCTGATTCTATTTCTAAAGAGATGGCTATGGCTGTGTTAAATGAATAA
- the LOC134672753 gene encoding uncharacterized oxidoreductase TM_0325-like has translation MDFKNKVVIITGGSSGIGAETAIQFAKLSAKVVIVGRNEEKLKKVAEQCHEAQGIKPLIVKADLTNDSEVKNIVEETIKHFGQIDVLVNNAGIVAHTKIQNGVEDFDRVFSTNVRSVYLLTSLAVPHLIKTKGNIVNISSVAGQKMFPNATVYCMSKAAVDMLTKGLAKELAPSGVRANAVSPGPVKTDILVHAGLDEATIVKNWEKSSLLGKICVSRDIADMVLYLASDKANSITGSINVIDNGRLLE, from the coding sequence atggattttaaaaacaaagtagtGATAATAACCGGCGGCAGCTCAGGAATTGGGGCTGAAACGGCAATTCAGTTCGCCAAACTATCTGCTAAAGTGGTCATCGTCGGAAGAAACGAAGAGAAACTGAAGAAAGTCGCAGAACAATGCCACGAAGCTCAAGGCATCAAACCGCTTATAGTCAAAGCTGATCTTACCAATGATTCTGAAGTCAAAAACATCGTAGAAGAGACTATTAAACATTTCGGACAGATCGATGTACTTGTGAACAACGCTGGTATAGTAGCACATACGAAAATCCAAAACGGGGTGGAAGATTTCGACAGAGTGTTCAGTACAAACGTAAGAAGCGTGTATCTTTTGACCAGCCTTGCAGTGCCTCACTTGATCAAAACTAAAGGCAACATTGTGAACATTTCCAGTGTTGCTGGGCAGAAAATGTTTCCAAACGCGACTGTCTACTGCATGTCGAAAGCTGCTGTGGACATGCTTACAAAGGGTTTAGCTAAAGAACTAGCTCCTAGTGGAGTTAGAGCCAATGCGGTCAGTCCAGGTCCGGTGAAAACCGATATTTTAGTCCATGCTGGTTTAGACGAAGCTACTATTGTGAAGAATTGGGAAAAGTCCAGTCTTCTAGGCAAGATATGTGTCAGCCGCGACATAGCTGACATGGTGCTGTATCTCGCGAGTGATAAGGCGAACAGTATCACCGGGAGCATCAACGTCATAGATAACGGACGCCTATTGGAGTAA